The Methylomicrobium lacus LW14 genome window below encodes:
- the mtaB gene encoding tRNA (N(6)-L-threonylcarbamoyladenosine(37)-C(2))-methylthiotransferase MtaB, protein MLVHLQTLGCRLNEAELETWAQDFKRAGHGITAQPEAAQLIVLNSCAVTQDAARKSRQLIRRIHRDNPQAKLVVSGCYATLNQQQAEAEMGVDLVIGNQDKDKLVDLALSELNLTSMPAQATEPGEFSLFTRGRQRAFVKVQDGCRYRCTFCIVTVARGEEKSRPIAAIIEEINTLHQQGIAEVVLTGVHLGGYGSDQGCNLADLIQAILAQTDIPRIRLGSLEPWELTDSFFELFENPRLMPHLHLPLQSGSDSVLRRMARRCKTQEFTEIIHRLRRQIPHFNVTTDIIVGFPGETEQEWQESFDYIAATGFGHIHSFTYSRREGTKASSLPGQVNNSLKKQRSAALHRLAEEMKLKFYQDNLGREFSVLWEGYSEPCGEDRQRVFGYTPNYLKVGCIVSRNRSVENQLITARLTEAGQNWIAGELAE, encoded by the coding sequence ATGTTAGTTCACTTGCAAACCCTCGGCTGCCGGCTCAACGAAGCGGAACTTGAAACTTGGGCGCAGGATTTTAAGCGCGCAGGGCACGGCATCACGGCGCAGCCGGAAGCCGCGCAATTGATCGTGCTGAACTCCTGCGCTGTGACCCAGGATGCGGCCCGGAAATCGCGCCAGCTGATTCGAAGGATTCACCGCGACAACCCGCAGGCGAAACTGGTCGTCAGCGGCTGCTATGCAACCTTGAACCAACAGCAGGCCGAAGCCGAGATGGGCGTCGATCTGGTGATCGGCAATCAGGACAAGGACAAGCTGGTCGACTTAGCCCTGAGCGAGTTGAATCTCACCAGCATGCCGGCGCAGGCGACCGAACCCGGCGAGTTTTCGCTGTTTACCCGCGGCCGCCAGCGCGCGTTCGTGAAAGTCCAGGACGGCTGCCGCTACCGCTGCACGTTCTGCATCGTGACCGTCGCCCGCGGCGAGGAAAAAAGCCGGCCGATCGCCGCTATCATCGAGGAAATCAACACCCTGCATCAACAAGGCATCGCCGAAGTGGTGCTGACCGGCGTGCATCTGGGCGGCTACGGCAGCGACCAGGGCTGCAATCTGGCCGATTTGATCCAGGCGATCCTCGCGCAAACCGACATTCCGCGCATCCGGCTCGGCTCGCTCGAACCCTGGGAACTCACCGACAGTTTTTTCGAGTTGTTCGAAAATCCGCGCCTGATGCCGCATCTGCACCTGCCGTTGCAGAGCGGTTCGGACAGCGTGCTGCGGCGCATGGCAAGACGCTGCAAAACCCAGGAATTCACCGAAATTATCCATCGCCTGCGCCGGCAAATCCCGCATTTCAATGTCACGACCGACATCATCGTCGGCTTTCCGGGCGAAACCGAGCAGGAATGGCAGGAAAGCTTCGATTACATCGCGGCCACCGGCTTCGGCCACATCCATAGCTTCACCTATTCCCGCCGCGAAGGCACCAAGGCCTCCTCTTTGCCCGGCCAGGTGAACAATTCGCTCAAAAAACAGCGCAGCGCCGCCCTGCATCGTCTGGCCGAAGAGATGAAGCTGAAATTTTACCAGGACAATCTGGGCCGGGAATTTTCGGTATTGTGGGAAGGCTACAGCGAGCCTTGCGGCGAAGACCGGCAACGGGTGTTTGGCTATACGCCGAATTATCTGAAAGTCGGCTGCATCGTGAGCCGGAACCGGTCGGTCGAAAACCAACTGATTACAGCCCGGCTGACCGAAGCCGGCCAAAACTGGATTGCCGGCGAATTGGCCGAATAG
- a CDS encoding nucleoside recognition domain-containing protein, whose product MLNLIWIGFFLIAFVTAAVKLIFFGNTEIFAAIMTALFSQSKAAFEIALGLTGVLSLWLGIMRVGEKSGFIQLLTQGLTPLFSRLMPDIPKHHPALGAIVMNISANALGLDNAATPLGIKAMQELQALNPKPETASNAQILFLVINTSSVTLFPVTIFTYRTQLGALNPTDVFIPILIATYCSTLAGLLAVAWMQRINLLDKVVLAYLGGMTLLIGALLAYFSGLPQEDMLEQSALISNVILFSLVIVFIAGALYKKINAYEAFVEGAKEGFQTAITIIPYLVAMLAAIGVFRASGALELLNDLMRYLAVLFELDSRFIDALPTALIKPFSGSGARAMMIDTMKTLGADSFAGRLSCIIQGSTETTFYVLAVYFGAVGIKNIRHAAGCGIMADFAGVIASILICYWFFG is encoded by the coding sequence CTGCTTAACCTGATCTGGATCGGCTTTTTTCTGATCGCCTTCGTGACCGCCGCGGTCAAGCTGATTTTTTTCGGCAATACCGAAATCTTCGCGGCCATCATGACCGCGCTGTTCAGCCAGTCGAAAGCCGCGTTCGAGATTGCCTTGGGCCTGACCGGCGTGCTGTCGCTCTGGCTCGGCATCATGCGCGTCGGCGAAAAAAGCGGCTTCATTCAATTGCTGACGCAAGGCTTGACGCCGCTGTTCAGCCGCCTGATGCCGGACATTCCGAAGCATCACCCGGCGCTCGGCGCGATCGTGATGAACATCTCGGCCAACGCGCTCGGCCTCGACAATGCCGCGACGCCGCTCGGCATCAAGGCGATGCAGGAATTGCAGGCACTGAATCCGAAGCCCGAAACCGCCAGCAATGCGCAAATTTTGTTTCTGGTGATCAACACTTCCTCGGTGACGCTGTTTCCGGTCACGATCTTCACTTATCGCACGCAGCTCGGCGCACTCAATCCGACCGACGTGTTCATCCCGATCCTGATCGCGACCTACTGCTCGACCTTGGCAGGCCTGTTGGCGGTCGCGTGGATGCAACGCATCAATCTGCTCGACAAAGTCGTGCTGGCCTATCTGGGCGGCATGACGCTGTTAATCGGCGCCCTGCTTGCTTATTTTAGCGGCCTGCCGCAAGAAGACATGCTGGAACAATCGGCGCTGATCAGCAACGTGATTTTGTTCTCTCTGGTGATCGTCTTCATCGCCGGCGCGCTGTATAAAAAGATCAACGCCTACGAAGCGTTCGTCGAAGGCGCGAAGGAAGGCTTTCAGACCGCGATCACGATCATTCCGTATCTGGTCGCGATGCTGGCCGCGATCGGCGTGTTCCGGGCCAGCGGCGCGCTGGAGCTCTTGAACGACTTGATGCGCTATCTGGCCGTTTTATTCGAACTCGACAGCCGTTTCATCGACGCCTTGCCGACCGCACTGATCAAGCCGTTCAGCGGCAGCGGCGCGCGGGCGATGATGATCGACACGATGAAAACGCTCGGCGCCGACTCGTTTGCCGGCCGCCTGTCCTGCATCATCCAGGGCAGCACCGAAACGACCTTTTATGTGCTGGCGGTGTATTTCGGCGCGGTCGGCATCAAAAATATCCGCCATGCGGCCGGTTGTGGGATAATGGCCGATTTTGCGGGCGTAATCGCCTCCATTTTGATTTGTTACTGGTTTTTCGGATAA